One stretch of Arachis duranensis cultivar V14167 chromosome 1, aradu.V14167.gnm2.J7QH, whole genome shotgun sequence DNA includes these proteins:
- the LOC107480572 gene encoding uncharacterized protein LOC107480572: MRAKVQGTSKAPDMDLYDGTTDPKHHLSNFKSQMYLADATDATRCKAFPTTLTNAAMKWIDSLPPRSVTSFDNLLCKFLMRFSIQKDKVKHVPCLLGVKQEVGESLRDYIERFNKACLEIQDLPTEAVIIGLVNGLREGPFSQSIPKRHPTSLSDVQERAEKYINMDKNVRLREPSWKICHTERLPPPRLIKNKKGGIHSEYSEYHKLYGYSTNDCYDQKNVIEKLARKGRLDRYFMERGVAGGGLANSSRKRHLKEVYQVRGELPDLPTISFTKEDGQDIVPRYDDPMVITMILANSHLHRTLVD; encoded by the exons ATGAGGGCGAAAGTTcaaggaacttcaaaagcccccGACATGGATCTGTACGATGGGACCACCgatccaaagcatcatctgaGCAACTTTAAAAGTCAGATGTACCTAGCTGATGCCACTGATGCTactcgttgcaaagcctttccaacaactctgaCAAACGCAGCAATGAAGTGGATCGATAGCCTCCCCCCAAGGTCGGTCACCAGTTTTGACAACCTCTTGTGTAAGTTTCTTATGCGATTTTCAATCCAAAAAGACAAAGTCAAGCACGTGCCGTGTCTCTTGGgagtaaaacaggaggtcggagaatctCTGAGGGACTACATAGAAAGGTTCAACAAGGCGTGCCTAGAGATTCAAGACTTGCCCACAGAGGCGGTAATTATAGGCCTGGTAAATGGACTACGAGAAGGTCCTTTTTCTCAGTCCATCCCGAAAAGGCATCCAACTTCTTTAAGTGACGTACAAgaaagagctgaaaagtacatcaacatggataAAAACGTCAGGCTGCGAGAACCAAGCTG GAAAATTTGTCACACTGAAAGGCTACCTCCCCCTCGGCTCATTAAGAACAAGAAAGGGGGAATTCATAGCGAATACTCTGAGTACCATAAGCTGTATGGGTACTCAACAAATGATTGTTACGACcaaaaaaatgtgatagaaaagttGGCCAGGaaaggtcggcttgacagataTTTCATGGAAAG GGGGGTTGCTGGAGGAGGTCTCGCAAACTCATCTCGCAAGAGGCACCTGAAGGAAGTCTATCAGGTCAGGGGTGAACTGCCTGACCTCCCAACGATCtccttcaccaaagaagatggACAAGACATTGTTCCCAGATATGATGATCCGATGGTGATTACCATGATTCTCGCCAATTCCCATCTACACAGAACCCTGGTGGATTAG